A window of Bacteroidota bacterium contains these coding sequences:
- a CDS encoding phosphatase PAP2 family protein yields MTALRALLKELRFFLLPWLVFLAAGLIFLVIAGKAGAHLFISGHWSDAADHIFKFMTWFGDGVAYVIFCLLLFAWHRGTGLITSVSCIVASLITQLLKQFVFDDVVRPITWFHQQGMNTLIREVPFVENAYFNSFPSGHTTAAFAFFCSLSILARRHPLLQTGFFLLAAGVGYSRMYLSQHFLADVLAGSFIGTGTAVLVVYLAQRYMKFKIPTRAEL; encoded by the coding sequence ATGACAGCTTTGCGTGCGCTGCTGAAAGAACTACGCTTCTTCCTTCTTCCCTGGCTTGTTTTTCTGGCTGCCGGCCTTATTTTTTTAGTAATTGCCGGTAAGGCGGGTGCCCATCTTTTCATCAGCGGACACTGGTCGGATGCAGCCGACCACATTTTCAAATTCATGACCTGGTTTGGCGATGGGGTGGCCTATGTGATTTTTTGCCTGCTGCTTTTTGCCTGGCACCGGGGCACGGGGCTGATTACTTCGGTTTCCTGCATTGTGGCATCACTCATTACTCAGCTGCTCAAACAATTTGTGTTTGATGATGTGGTGAGGCCGATTACGTGGTTTCACCAGCAGGGAATGAATACGCTGATACGTGAAGTGCCGTTTGTTGAAAATGCTTATTTCAATTCATTCCCGTCAGGGCACACCACCGCAGCATTTGCCTTTTTCTGTTCGCTGAGCATACTTGCCCGCCGCCATCCGCTGCTTCAAACAGGCTTCTTTTTGCTGGCGGCCGGCGTAGGTTATTCGCGCATGTATTTGTCGCAGCATTTTCTGGCCGATGTGCTGGCCGGCTCATTTATTGGCACTGGTACTGCCGTGCTTGTGGTATATTTGGCACAGCGGTACATGAAGTTTAAAATTCCCACCCGCGCCGAGTTGTAA